From Candida dubliniensis CD36 chromosome 7, complete sequence, the proteins below share one genomic window:
- a CDS encoding Golgi integral membrane protein, putative (Similar to S. cerevisiae SYS1) → MRYTLLNHSGDTTNPSKLLLQIIILQCFYYLSALVIFYLVASLNGYDFKIDWVFSWELVEPDNAMGLTLFAMWLFDALLCVLFVTIIVGRSKLAWDFAVTVYIINLIVVWTYTGKFPSSILWWCLQVLSAVLLVTLSTYSTRWNELRTTFFDGMVEMSPQNDIEMQNIT, encoded by the coding sequence ATGAGATACACCTTGCTCAACCATTCAGGTGACACCACCAATCCATCaaaactactactacaGATCATTATCTTGCAGTGTTTTTACTACCTCTCGGCACTTGTCATATTCTACCTAGTGGCCTCACTCAATGGATACGACTTTAAAATCGATTGGGTGTTCCTGTGGGAATTGGTCGAACCCGACAACGCTATGGGGTTGACTTTGTTTGCAATGTGGCTATTTGACGCCTTGCTATGTGTGTTGTTTGTGACCATCATTGTTGGCCGATCGAAATTGGCATGGGACTTTGCCGTCACCGTATACATAATCAACCTAATTGTGGTGTGGACATACACCGGAAAGTTCCCTTCCTCCATCCTATGGTGGTGTCTACAAGTGTTGAGTGCTGTCCTATTGGTAACCCTCTCCACGTATTCCACACGATGGAACGAATTGAGAACAACGTTTTTTGACGGCATGGTCGAGATGTCGCCGCAAAACGATATCGAAATGCAAAATATAACCTAG
- a CDS encoding ATP-dependent DEAD-box RNA helicase, ribosome assembly, putative (Similar to S. cerevisiae DRS1) produces MSDLIYTIDSDEEVALSASDTEETNPDFHFQIDSGTTNTVEEFDFQDKKLAEVDLDAIIQKKGIQLPEDEQAVDESDESDQEVDIPETKEAVQPEDTPEEIANFYEQSTHQSHTSFQTLQLSRPVLKGIAELKFTKPTPIQSASIPIALLGKDIVAGAQTGSGKTGAYMIPIIERLLYKPSTSTKVIILTPTRELALQVYEFGKKLSHHVNNLNIGLAVGGLNLRQQEEQLKTRPDIVIATPGRLIDHIRNSPSFSVQDIQVLVIDEADRMLEEGFQEELTEILSLIPKHKRQTLLFSATMNTRIQDLIQLSLQKPVRIMIDPPKQVASKLLQQFVRIRKRDHLKPALLYQLLKGVSTRVVVFVARKETAHKLRIVLGLLGLKVSELHGALSQEQRLQNVKNFKSLDVPVLICTDLAARGLDIPKIELVINYDMPKTFEIYLHRVGRTARAGRDGTSITFVGESSQERAIVKAAIVNGKGVAKTVDWNQAEQTSKIISSKESVIDEVLQEEKEAKELLRAEMELTKASNLIKHEQEIHSRPKRTWFKGEVMEHLTKHGKKVNAKKRKANEEGRSYKKTKTDRMKISNKKKSK; encoded by the coding sequence ATGTCCGACCTCATATATACTATAGACTCCGATGAGGAAGTTGCATTGTCTGCCTCCGACACAGAAGAAACCAACCCAGACTTCCATTTCCAAATAGACTCTGGCACAACTAACACAGtggaagaatttgatttccaaGACAAAAAACTCGCAGAAGTCGATCTTGATGCAATCATCCAGAAAAAGGGAATACAACTACCAGAAGACGAGCAAGCAGTAGATGAATCTGACGAAAGCGATCAAGAAGTTGATATCCCAGAAACAAAAGAGGCGGTACAACCAGAGGACACACCCGAAGAGATTGCCAACTTCTACGAACAGTCTACCCACCAATCCCACACCTCCTTCCAGACCCTCCAATTATCCCGTCCGGTCCTTAAAGGCATTGCCGAACTCAAGTTCACTAAACCAACCCCTATCCAATCTGCCAGTATCCCCATCGCATTGCTTGGAAAAGACATTGTTGCCGGTGCCCAAACCGGGTCAGGTAAAACCGGCGCATACATGATCCCCATCATCGAAAGATTACTCTACAAACCATCAACCTCCACCAAAGTCATCATCTTAACACCTACCAGAGAGTTGGCACTACAAGTCTACGAGTTTGGCAAAAAATTGTCGCACCACGTCAACAACCTTAACATTGGTCTTGCAGTCGGGGGGTTAAACTTACGTcaacaagaagaacaattgaaaaccCGTCCTGACATTGTCATTGCAACTCCAGGGAGACTTATCGACCATATCCGCAACAGCCCTTCCTTCAGCGTACAAGATATCCAGGTGTTGGTCATTGACGAGGCCGATAGAATGTTGGAAGAAGGGTTCCAGGAAGAACTTACCGAAATCTTATCCCTCATCCCCAAACACAAACGCCAGACCCTATTGTTTTCCGCTACCATGAATACCAGAATCCAGGACTTGATCCAGTTGTCATTACAAAAACCCGTGCGTATCATGATCGACCCACCAAAGCAAGTAGCCTCGAAATTATTGCAGCAGTTTGTTCGTATCAGAAAAAGAGACCACTTAAAACCAGCGTTGCTATACCAGCTATTAAAAGGAGTATCAACCAGAGTTGTCGTTTTTGTGGCTAGGAAAGAGACCGCACACAAATTACGTATTGTGCTTGGCCTTTTGGGTCTAAAAGTTTCTGAATTGCATGGTGCATTATCCCAAGAACAAAGACTACAAAATGTTAAAAACTTCAAGTCATTGGACGTCCCCGTCTTGATATGTACCGATTTGGCCGCAAGAGGGTTGGATATCCCCAAAATCGAATTGGTCATCAACTACGACATGCCAAAAACGTTTGAAATCTATTTGCACAGAGTGGGTAGAACCGCCAGAGCTGGAAGAGACGGGACCTCCATTACATTTGTAGGTGAATCAAGCCAAGAAAGAGCTATCGTCAAGGCAGCCATAGTCAACGGCAAAGGGGTCGCCAAAACCGTCGACTGGAACCAAGCCGAACAAACCAGCAAAATCATATCCTCCAAGGAATCGGTCATTGACGAAGTTTTGcaggaagaaaaagaggCAAAAGAATTACTTCGTGCCGAGATGGAACTCACCAAGGCCTCCAACCTTATCAAGCACGAACAGGAAATCCACTCCCGTCCAAAAAGAACTTGGTTCAAAGGCGAGGTCATGGAACACCTCACCAAGCACGGCAAAAAAGTAAATgcaaaaaagagaaaggCTAACGAAGAAGGCAGATCGTAcaagaaaaccaaaaccGATAGAATGAAAATCtcaaacaagaagaaaagtaAATAG
- a CDS encoding gamma-butyrobetaine hydroxylase, putative (Similar to S. cerevisiae FMP12), which yields MLRQHLRFHSKLALAGYNKKEVTVAINGINHTFNNVFLRDACKSPNSVDPISSQKLFTTADAATDLAINAPPVINNSSLLIQWSSNGKIIDSSYPVSFLENYATARGRRTGKFFDNDRKLWDKQELEKNLSDLNIDYDAILGDDRSFFQALYNLNRYGLTFVNNIPFPDLSTMTEENAPQWPVYKIADKFGYIKKTFYGTLFDVKNKKEKATNIAYTNTFLPLHMDLLYYESPPGLQLLHAIQNSTLGGENIFCDSFLAAEHIRKSDPKAYTALTQIPITFHYDNNNEYYYYKRPLIIEDKEAPPAFVPISAINYAPPFQGPFEIDPAQYSMFDDFVRGMRLFESFINDPANHFEIKMPEGTCVIFENRRALHSRNAFSDSNNGDRWLMGTYVDGDSFRSKLRIGYRQYVQS from the coding sequence ATGTTGAGACAACATTTACGATTCCATTCGAAATTGGCTCTTGCGGGATACAACAAAAAGGAGGTGACTGTTGCCATCAACGGCATAAACCATACATTCAACAACGTATTCTTGCGAGATGCATGCAAGTCGCCAAACTCAGTTGACCCCATTTCTAGCCAAAAACTATTCACTACAGCTGATGCAGCAACGGACTTGGCAATAAATGCACCCCCAGTCATCAACAACTCATCCCTACTCATCCAATGGAGCAGCAACGGCAAAATTATCGACTCACTGTACCCCGTTTCCTTTTTAGAGAACTATGCTACGGCCCGGGGGAGAAGAACTGGAAAGTTTTTCGACAACGACAGAAAGTTATGGGATAAGCAAGAACTTGAAAAGAACTTGTCAGACCTAAACATTGACTATGACGCTATTCTTGGTGATGACCGTTCATTTTTCCAGGCATTGTACAACCTTAACAGGTACGGCTTAACATTCGTCAACAACATCCCATTCCCGGACCTATCCACCATGACAGAAGAAAACGCCCCACAATGGCCAGTCTACAAAATCGCCGACAAATTCGGGTACATCAAGAAAACCTTCTATGGGACATTATTTGACGTaaagaacaagaaagaaaaagctaCCAACATCGCCTACACCAACACCTTCTTGCCATTACACATGGACTTGCTCTACTACGAATCTCCCCCGGGATTGCAATTACTCCACGCCATACAAAACTCAACCTTAGGCGGCGAAAACATCTTCTGTGACTCCTTCCTTGCTGCTGAACATATCCGCAAATCCGACCCCAAGGCATACACTGCCCTCACCCAAATCCCCATCACCTTCCACtacgacaacaacaacgagtactactactacaagCGGCCCTTAATTATTGAAGATAAGGAAGCACCACCAGCATTTGTTCCTATTTCTGCCATCAACTACGCGCCGCCATTCCAGGGCccatttgaaattgaccCGGCCCAGTACTCTATGTTTGACGATTTCGTCCGCGGCATGCGGCTCTTTGAATCATTTATCAACGACCCCGCCAACCactttgaaatcaaaatgcCAGAAGGTACGTGTGTCATCTTTGAAAACAGAAGGGCCTTGCACTCGAGAAACGCATTCTCCGACCTGAACAACGGCGATAGGTGGTTGATGGGAACCTACGTCGACGGCGATAGCTTTAGATCAAAATTACGTATAGGCTATAGACAATATGTACAATCTTAA
- a CDS encoding non-LTR retrotransposon Zorro-like polyprotein fragment, putative (transposable element), with protein sequence MNNNPSHNFHSQSQPGRLDTSSNSQMGYPVVPSSPNFVSSNLNSQNKSSQQTISPVHDPASTPSQQSTQPEPNHAKVVDYAAFPKLIHAENAKHPKYRELKRLESVQCPIDLYDLANRNNNINVPQTQLTADISHMYECATSEQVLNTIYFTLNQARDIYQDKLTDLPDSFMDEIANYEKDPQLYLQDHESIPKWSDDYTLDNFYESRAMSEMLHACTYFEVDNDHRLYLEAFDLTYIKKAEFEHLKQLLIGEIERLNFVIGDNSFQIQVDDKVEHMYVASFRLPSISLRSCEQYFREFLDPKDEIVHARIPVFSHEVMSTNPANVNAFFILDKVPPKRKVILQRNYSVRILTNLSHCVYCHSKSHTRLQCPEAGECNICGKLGHRAMNCESRKRRSPEAVPMNGPVKILTKPSVETSQKVSGNGQSKEHNDSAPSDFVDTIFDSDGKEIFHIDPNKSWTFHISQLRLKKTVPSNYLVAPSEPVAWKRYKDGSILVDVVAIVAHRKVGRGFRLAARHAPTTTHPDGEIVEYIASALSRTAPDLVKTYVSAHGLPVTLK encoded by the coding sequence ATGAACAACAACCCTTCACATAACTTCCATTCTCAATCTCAGCCAGGGAGATTAGATACTTCGTCTAACTCCCAAATGGGGTACCCAGTTGTCCCTTCGTCCCCAAATTTTGTTTCGTCAAATTTGAATTCCCAAAATAAAAGTTCTCAACAAACAATTAGCCCAGTACACGACCCAGCCTCAACTCCCTCTCAGCAATCAACACAGCCCGAGCCTAACCATGCCaaagttgttgattatgCTGCTTTTCCTAAACTAATTCATGCTGAAAATGCTAAACATCCCAAATATAGGGAACTTAAACGTTTAGAATCCGTCCAATGTCCTATAGATCTTTATGACCTTGCCAAtagaaacaataatattaatgttCCTCAGACACAACTTACAGCAGATATTAGCCACATGTATGAATGTGCTACTTCAGAGCAAGTCCTTAACACAATTTATTTCACATTAAATCAGGCCAGAGATATTTACCAAGACAAGTTAACGGATTTACCTGACTCCTTTATGGATGAAATCGCTAACTATGAAAAAGATCCTCAGCTTTATCTCCAGGATCACGAACTGATCCCAAAATGGTCAGATGACTATACCCTTGATAACTTTTACGAGTCTCGGGCTATGTCCGAGATGCTTCATGCTTGTACCTACTTCGAAGTAGATAATGATCATAGGCTTTATCTTGAAGCTTTTGATCTTACATACATTAAGAAAGCGGAATTTGAACACTTGAAACAGCTACTTATTGGCGAAATAGAACGATTAAACTTTGTCATTGGGGATAAcagttttcaaattcaagtCGACGATAAGGTCGAGCACATGTATGTCGCCTCGTTTAGACTCCCATCCATCTCATTGCGGAGTTGTGAACAATACTTCCGAGAATTTCTCGATCCAaaagatgaaattgttcATGCAAGGATTCCGGTTTTCTCTCATGAAGTTATGAGTACGAATCCTGCCAATGTTAACGCCTTTTTTATACTTGATAAAGTTCCTCCGAAGCGAAAAGTGATTTTACAACGAAATTATTCGGTGAGAATTCTCACGAATCTTTCCCATTGTGTTTATTGTCACTCCAAATCTCACACTCGTTTACAATGTCCTGAGGCAGGAGAGTGTAATATATGTGGGAAACTTGGTCACCGTGCTATGAACTGTGAAAGCCGGAAAAGGCGTAGCCCAGAGGCCGTTCCGATGAATGGACCAGTTAAGATTTTAACTAAACCATCGGTCGAAACCTCCCAGAAAGTTTCGGGTAATGGTCAATCAAAGGAACATAACGATAGCGCCCCTCTGGATTTCGTTGATACTATTTTTGACTCAGATGGAAAGGAAATATTTCATATAGATCCTAATAAATCTTGGACTTTTCACATTTCACAACTCAGGTTAAAGAAAACGGTCCCCTCTAATTATCTTGTGGCCCCCTCCGAACCAGTTGCTTGGAAACGTTACAAAGATGGGTCTATTCTTGTCGATGTTGTTGCTATCGTGGCTCATCGCAAGGTCGGTCGTGGATTTCGATTAGCTGCTCGCCATGCTCCCACAACAACTCATCCTGACGGCGAAATTGTTGAGTATATTGCATCAGCGTTGCTGAGAACCGCCCCGGATTTGGTTAAAACTTATGTTTCCGCACATGGTCTTCCAGTTACTTTGAAGTAA